GAGAATACGGATAATGAAAACAAAGAAACGAGCATGCAAATCACTCTTTATGCGTGATTTTAAGCAAGTTTGCTCTATAATAAGACATCTTTAATAAGGAAGAGATCATGGCCATTGATTTAGCAGAAGTTACAGGAGCTAAAGCCGCACAAGAAAAGAAAAAAGAGCAACCCACAATCGCTAACGGGTTGGATAAAAACGCTTTCATGAAACTCTTTTTAGAGCAATTGAAAAATCAAGACCCCACCGCTCCTATGGAAACGGATAAAATCATCACCCAAACCGCACAACTCACGCAAGTGGAAATGCAAGAAGAAAACAAAAAAACCATGCAAGAAGTCGCCAGTGCGATGAAATCCAATAAAGAAACTAACGAGTCTTTAAAAGACTTTCAAGGTGCTTTAAAAGACACCATGGAAAACCTTAATAAAGGCATGGACGATAGCCTAAAAGCTAATAACGCTTTAAGGGAAGTGAGCGCGCTTAATTCTGTGAGCATGATAGGCAAAATCGCTGAAACCGATGTGAGCGGGGCGAATTTTGATGGCAACAATAAGCTTTCTTTTTCGCTCTTTTTTGATGAAAAAATTGACGCTTCTAAAGGAGTGCCAGCGATTCAAATCCTGAATGAAAACAATGAATTAGTCAAAACGATTTCTTTAAAAGATTATAACGGGCAAAAGGGGTATATCAATTTTGAATGGGACGGCTTGAACGAAAAAGGCGAAAAAGTCCCTAAAGGCAATTATAAAATCAAGGCTGAATACAATTTAGACTCTCAAAGCAAGCAGTATTTGCAAACGCGCATTGGTAGGGGCGAAGTGGAAAGCGTGATTTTTGATAAAGGCAAGCCCATGCTAAGAATGGGCGAAATGATTTTACCCATAGACAGCGCGATAGAGTTTTATCAACCGGATCAAAAACCCCTTGATCAAAAGCCCCAAAAACTTTCTGAACAAAAACCCCAAACCCCCCCTAAAGAGACAGCATGAACGACACCTTATTAAACGCTTATAGCGGGATTAAGACCCACCAGTTTGGCATTGACAGCCTTTCAAATAATATCGCTAACGTCAATACTTTGGGCTATCGCTCCAATGATCCGGAGTTTAAGACCCTATTTTCTTCGCATTTAGACGCTCTAAACGCCAAATCCGTTGTGGCTAATGACCGAAATTACGGCGTTACAGGCTCAGGCAATGTCCTTTCTAATAAAGACGGGGAATACATGCCAAGCGAGGGGGAATTCCACATGGCGTATCAAGGCAAGGGCTGGTTTGTGATAGGGCCAAATAAAAACGGGGAAATGACCATTAATAAAGACGGCTTTAGCAAAAAACAGGATAATTTTCTCACGCGCGCCGGTAATTTCGCTAGGGACGCTGATGGCTATTTAGTAACCCCTGAAGGCTATTATGTCTATGGCATTGATTTGAAAAAAATCAAAGACGGCACGCTCAATTCCACCGCTAGAGATGAAGACATTGAAAAATTGCATGGCAACACCCTTTCGCCCTTACAAATCCCCCAAGATTTGACTTACCAGCCCGTGCTTAGCACGAAAGTGGGTATTAGCGTGAATTTAAACCCTAAAGACCATTTAAAAGGCGTGCAAGATTTTTTCTTAAACGATAAGGGCGAAATCATTAAGGAGCGTTTTTTAAACCAGGATATTAACGCTTTAGCGAATGACGATAACGAGCCAATAGATGCGATCACTAATCGTAAATTAAACATCAGTATCCAAAAAGAAAATGGCAAAAAAGAGGATTTTGTTTTCACTTATGGGGATGTTGAAAAAGGCGAAAACCAATTCAAAACTTTAGGCGATTTGCAAAAACTCTTTAAAGAAAAAACCGGGCTAGACTTAAACCTCATCAAAAGCGAAAAAGACGCCAAAAGCCCGCCCCTTTTATTAGAGATCGCTAACCCTAGCGAAACGCCTATCGCATTTAGCTTGAGTGGGGGCATTGCGGATAAATTGGGCTTGAATGCGAATGGAATGGAATTGAAAAAGGGCATTAGCAGGGATTCAGTAGCGATTAAAATCCCTTATTACAGCACAGAAGTGGATATTTATGATAAAGCCGGGGATAAATACTTGCTCCAAAGCGAATACTACATGACCAATTCCAATGATCCCACATCAAGCCCCACGAGTAAAAGGAAAAACCAAACTTGGGAAGTGAAAAGCTACATCGTGGATCCCAAAAACAAAACCCCTATCAATGATCCTACTTGGGAAATTGTCGGCTTTGATTCAGCCACGCACAAGATGAAATCCGCCCCCATGACTTTGGATTTTAAAGGTAATAAGCTCACCTATTCTTTAGATAAAAGCGAAAACCATGATTCTAGCGATTTGTCTTACCAAGACTCTAAACTCTTAGAAGCGAGCCAAGACGGAAAGCCTAGGGGCATTTTTAGAGACATGCGCATTGAAGAAAATGGTGTGATTTCTCTAGCCTTTAGTAACGGGGTGGTAGAGCCGGTCGCTCGCATCGGTATTTTAGCTTTCACTAACGATCAAGGTTTAAGAAAAATCGGCGGTAACCTCTATGAAATGCAAGAAGGCACCATTAATGGCGAAAACAGACCCCTAAGCGGTAACCCTATTTTAGGGTGGGACGAAGAGGGCAAACTCAAGTTTGGGAAAATCAGGCATAAATATTTAGAAACAAGCAATGTGAATGCCGGGAACGCCCTAACCAATCTCATTTTAATGCAAAGAGGCTATTCTATGAACGCTAGAGCCTTTGGCGCAGGCGATGACATGATTAAAGAAGCCATTAGCTTGAAAAAATAAGGGGCTAAAATAAGGAGTATGGTAAAATATCCTTTTTAATAAGGATATTTAATGATACCCACACAGCTTAATGAAATT
This region of Helicobacter pylori genomic DNA includes:
- the flgD gene encoding flagellar hook assembly protein FlgD, whose amino-acid sequence is MAIDLAEVTGAKAAQEKKKEQPTIANGLDKNAFMKLFLEQLKNQDPTAPMETDKIITQTAQLTQVEMQEENKKTMQEVASAMKSNKETNESLKDFQGALKDTMENLNKGMDDSLKANNALREVSALNSVSMIGKIAETDVSGANFDGNNKLSFSLFFDEKIDASKGVPAIQILNENNELVKTISLKDYNGQKGYINFEWDGLNEKGEKVPKGNYKIKAEYNLDSQSKQYLQTRIGRGEVESVIFDKGKPMLRMGEMILPIDSAIEFYQPDQKPLDQKPQKLSEQKPQTPPKETA
- a CDS encoding flagellar hook protein FlgE — encoded protein: MNDTLLNAYSGIKTHQFGIDSLSNNIANVNTLGYRSNDPEFKTLFSSHLDALNAKSVVANDRNYGVTGSGNVLSNKDGEYMPSEGEFHMAYQGKGWFVIGPNKNGEMTINKDGFSKKQDNFLTRAGNFARDADGYLVTPEGYYVYGIDLKKIKDGTLNSTARDEDIEKLHGNTLSPLQIPQDLTYQPVLSTKVGISVNLNPKDHLKGVQDFFLNDKGEIIKERFLNQDINALANDDNEPIDAITNRKLNISIQKENGKKEDFVFTYGDVEKGENQFKTLGDLQKLFKEKTGLDLNLIKSEKDAKSPPLLLEIANPSETPIAFSLSGGIADKLGLNANGMELKKGISRDSVAIKIPYYSTEVDIYDKAGDKYLLQSEYYMTNSNDPTSSPTSKRKNQTWEVKSYIVDPKNKTPINDPTWEIVGFDSATHKMKSAPMTLDFKGNKLTYSLDKSENHDSSDLSYQDSKLLEASQDGKPRGIFRDMRIEENGVISLAFSNGVVEPVARIGILAFTNDQGLRKIGGNLYEMQEGTINGENRPLSGNPILGWDEEGKLKFGKIRHKYLETSNVNAGNALTNLILMQRGYSMNARAFGAGDDMIKEAISLKK